In one window of Rhodopseudomonas palustris HaA2 DNA:
- a CDS encoding nicotinate-nucleotide adenylyltransferase: protein MTPDPVAARRAVPAYSPGMRIGLLGGSFNPPHEAHRAISRFALTRLKLDRIWWLVSPGNPLKDVTALRELDARVGAAQAMADDPRIQVSCLEAAIGTRYTADTIDYLLRHCPGARFVWIMGADNLAQFHRWQRWQRIATSLPIAVIDRPPATFRALAAPAAQTLKRYRLAGNAAATLADRAPPSWIFLTGLKSPLSSTSLRNPDGSWKK, encoded by the coding sequence TTGACGCCCGATCCTGTGGCGGCCCGCCGCGCCGTTCCGGCCTACAGCCCCGGGATGCGGATCGGCCTGCTCGGCGGCTCCTTCAACCCGCCGCACGAAGCGCATCGCGCGATCAGCCGCTTCGCGCTGACCCGGCTCAAGCTCGACCGGATCTGGTGGCTGGTGTCGCCCGGCAACCCGCTGAAGGACGTCACGGCCTTGCGCGAACTCGACGCCCGAGTCGGCGCGGCGCAGGCGATGGCCGACGATCCACGCATCCAGGTGAGCTGCCTCGAAGCCGCGATCGGCACCCGCTATACCGCCGACACCATCGACTATCTGCTGCGACACTGCCCGGGCGCACGTTTCGTCTGGATCATGGGCGCCGACAATCTGGCGCAGTTCCATCGCTGGCAGCGCTGGCAGCGAATTGCGACGTCGCTGCCGATCGCGGTGATCGACCGCCCGCCGGCGACGTTCCGCGCCCTCGCCGCGCCCGCCGCCCAGACTCTCAAGCGCTACCGACTCGCAGGCAATGCCGCCGCGACGCTGGCCGACCGGGCGCCGCCCTCATGGATCTTCCTGACCGGCCTGAAATCGCCGCTATCGTCGACCTCGCTCCGGAACCCCGACGGAAGTTGGAAGAAATGA
- the proB gene encoding glutamate 5-kinase, which translates to MARPKLHDFRRIVVKVGSSLLIDSGAGEVRATWLAALAADIAELHRDGRDVMIVSSGSIALGRSRLKLPRGALKLEESQAAAAVGQIALARTWSEVLGHHGIGAGQILVTLQDTEERRRYLNARSTIAKLLEWRAVPVINENDTVATNEIRYGDNDRLAARVATMASADLLILLSDIDGLYTAPPGSNPDAKLIPVVDSVTAEIEGMAGAAGSELSRGGMRTKIEAAKIATSAGTHMLIASGKIDHPLKAIAGGGPCTWFLTPANPVTARKRWIAGSLEPKGTLTIDAGAVTALRAGKSLLPAGVIRVDGQFARGDAVIVRGPDTHEIGRGLVAYDADDADRIKGRSSPDVMSILGVSGRAEMIHRDDLVVGTAPG; encoded by the coding sequence ATGGCCCGCCCGAAGCTCCATGATTTCCGCCGCATCGTCGTCAAGGTCGGCTCCTCGCTGCTGATCGATTCCGGCGCCGGCGAGGTCCGGGCGACATGGCTCGCCGCGCTCGCCGCCGACATCGCCGAGCTGCATCGCGACGGCCGCGACGTGATGATCGTCTCCTCCGGCTCGATCGCGCTCGGCCGCAGCCGACTGAAGCTGCCGCGCGGCGCGCTGAAGCTCGAGGAAAGCCAGGCCGCCGCGGCCGTCGGCCAGATCGCGCTGGCGCGGACCTGGTCGGAAGTGCTGGGCCACCATGGGATCGGCGCTGGGCAGATCCTGGTGACGCTGCAGGACACCGAGGAGCGGCGGCGCTATCTCAACGCCCGCTCGACCATCGCCAAGCTGCTGGAATGGCGCGCGGTACCGGTGATCAACGAGAACGACACCGTCGCCACCAACGAAATCCGCTACGGCGACAACGACCGCCTCGCCGCGCGGGTCGCGACCATGGCGAGTGCGGATCTCCTGATCCTGCTGTCCGACATCGACGGCCTCTACACCGCCCCGCCCGGCAGCAATCCGGATGCGAAGCTGATCCCGGTGGTCGACTCCGTCACCGCCGAAATCGAGGGCATGGCCGGCGCGGCCGGCTCGGAGCTGTCGCGCGGCGGGATGCGCACCAAGATCGAGGCCGCCAAGATCGCGACCTCGGCCGGCACCCACATGCTGATCGCTTCGGGCAAGATCGACCATCCGCTCAAGGCCATTGCCGGCGGCGGCCCCTGCACCTGGTTCCTGACACCCGCGAACCCGGTGACGGCTCGCAAACGCTGGATCGCGGGTTCTCTGGAGCCGAAGGGCACGCTGACGATCGACGCCGGCGCGGTGACGGCGCTGCGCGCCGGCAAGAGCCTGCTGCCGGCCGGCGTGATCCGGGTCGACGGCCAGTTCGCCCGCGGCGACGCGGTGATCGTGCGCGGCCCGGACACCCACGAAATCGGCCGCGGCTTGGTCGCCTACGACGCCGACGACGCCGACAGGATCAAGGGCCGCTCCTCGCCCGACGTGATGAGCATCCTCGGCGTCAGCGGCCGCGCCGAGATGATCCACCGCGACGATCTGGTGGTGGGAACGGCGCCGGGCTAG
- the rplU gene encoding 50S ribosomal protein L21 produces the protein MFAVIKTGGRQYRVVPEDVLEVGKIEGDVGTIVQLGEVLMLGGDTPLIGLPTVAGASVAAEVLDHKRGPKVISFKKRRRKNSKRKRGYRDEITVLRITEILADGKSPSVGPRPKRVKAEPAPAADAAE, from the coding sequence ATGTTCGCAGTCATCAAAACCGGCGGCCGGCAATACCGTGTCGTTCCGGAAGATGTGCTCGAAGTAGGTAAGATCGAAGGCGACGTCGGCACGATCGTGCAGCTCGGCGAAGTCCTGATGCTCGGTGGCGATACGCCACTGATCGGCCTTCCCACGGTGGCCGGCGCCAGCGTCGCAGCCGAAGTGCTGGACCACAAGCGCGGCCCGAAGGTGATTTCGTTCAAGAAGCGCCGCCGCAAGAATTCGAAGCGCAAGCGCGGCTACCGCGACGAGATCACGGTGCTGCGGATCACCGAGATCCTCGCCGACGGCAAGTCGCCCTCGGTCGGCCCGCGCCCGAAGCGCGTCAAGGCCGAACCGGCGCCCGCAGCGGACGCGGCCGAATAA
- the rsfS gene encoding ribosome silencing factor → MAAASRSAAESLTPDAISATPLTAEETLQLILSRLDDMKAEEPIAIDIRGKSAMFDYVVVASGRVNRHVGAIAENVAKALKEAGITKIHVEGLTNCDWVLMDCGDVVLHVFRPEVREFYNIERLWTQGPQPAKTL, encoded by the coding sequence ATGGCTGCCGCTTCGCGATCCGCCGCTGAATCGCTGACTCCCGATGCGATCTCCGCGACGCCGTTGACGGCCGAGGAGACGCTGCAACTGATCCTCTCCCGCCTCGACGACATGAAGGCGGAGGAGCCGATCGCCATCGATATCCGTGGCAAGTCGGCCATGTTCGACTACGTCGTCGTCGCCAGCGGTCGGGTGAACCGCCATGTCGGCGCGATCGCCGAAAACGTCGCGAAGGCGCTGAAGGAAGCCGGCATCACCAAGATCCACGTCGAGGGCCTGACCAATTGCGATTGGGTGCTGATGGATTGCGGCGACGTGGTGCTGCACGTGTTCAGGCCGGAGGTTCGCGAGTTCTACAATATCGAACGATTGTGGACTCAGGGACCTCAACCGGCGAAGACGCTGTAG
- a CDS encoding DMT family transporter: MGLFRKISIGPDEHGAQAAGIVLMLLAMLAFSFADAVGKKVVATYPVGEFLLLRAIAGLVLLAPLIWRQRAAFIRLERPGLQLARMLVSAFEVAAFFLATVYLPLADVITFYLASALFVSVGAALFLGETIDRARAIAILVGFAGVLIALQPSPQTMSWPALIAILASVLFAALMLITRFLRRTPEIALATQQFIGTALLGSVLLAPSGWIAPPPADWIWFVLAGVGSAAGLLCVNRSLRLAPASVVVPYQYTMIIFAAALGWLFFGDVPTLSTLVGVVVIVGAGLYLALRDRKTADEAPPQTN; encoded by the coding sequence ATGGGGTTGTTCCGGAAAATCTCCATCGGCCCTGACGAACATGGCGCGCAAGCGGCCGGCATTGTCCTGATGTTGCTGGCGATGCTGGCGTTTTCCTTTGCGGACGCAGTCGGCAAGAAGGTGGTGGCGACCTATCCGGTCGGCGAATTCCTGCTGCTGCGGGCGATTGCCGGACTGGTGCTGCTCGCGCCGCTGATCTGGCGGCAGCGCGCGGCCTTCATCCGGCTGGAGCGGCCGGGGCTGCAACTGGCGCGGATGCTGGTCTCGGCGTTCGAGGTCGCGGCGTTCTTCCTCGCCACGGTGTATCTGCCGCTCGCCGATGTCATCACGTTCTATCTGGCGTCGGCGCTGTTCGTGTCGGTCGGGGCCGCCTTGTTTCTCGGCGAGACGATCGACCGGGCGCGGGCGATCGCAATCCTGGTCGGCTTTGCCGGCGTGCTGATCGCATTGCAGCCGTCGCCGCAAACCATGAGCTGGCCGGCGCTGATCGCGATCCTCGCCAGCGTGCTGTTCGCGGCGCTGATGCTGATCACCCGGTTTCTGCGGCGCACGCCGGAGATCGCGCTGGCGACGCAGCAATTCATCGGCACCGCACTGCTCGGCTCGGTGCTGCTGGCGCCGTCCGGCTGGATTGCGCCGCCGCCGGCCGACTGGATCTGGTTCGTGCTCGCGGGTGTCGGCTCGGCCGCGGGGCTGTTGTGCGTCAACCGCTCGCTGCGGTTGGCGCCCGCGAGCGTCGTGGTGCCGTATCAATATACGATGATCATCTTCGCCGCGGCGCTCGGCTGGCTGTTCTTCGGCGACGTCCCGACGCTGTCGACGCTGGTCGGCGTCGTCGTTATCGTCGGCGCGGGCCTGTATCTCGCGCTGCGCGACCGCAAGACGGCGGACGAGGCGCCGCCGCAAACGAACTGA
- a CDS encoding murein hydrolase activator EnvC family protein — MQHHLATAAKDQASGAGWPSVALLSASLVSGGLVLMSGATIVAAQAQTVPAAVPAPPPTIDLIRQREQELEAARQQQKRATELQDKLRADLAAIGEDRTKLNQQLIDIAAKVRAVEARISEAEARLVPLDARESRIRTSLDQRRGEIGEVLAALQRAGRRAPPALLVRPEDALKSLRTAILLGAVVPDLRERADRLATDLGELIAVRKTIAAERDQLATDRGSMTADQTRLAALIDERQHKQSGVEKDIETERARALSLSRQVDSLQGLIAKMEQDLKSAAKAAAAATQKGSPVALNGQPNLAALKDPGRLSPAVAFASAKGMLAFPVNGAKIREFGRPDGVGGVERGISLSARPGAQVTTPCDGWVVYAGPFRSYGQLLILNAGGGYHVLIAGMERISVNIGQFVLTGEPVATMGSTSQVASILAANATQPVLYIEFRKDGTPIDPGPWWAANEGEKVRG; from the coding sequence ATGCAACACCACCTTGCCACGGCTGCGAAGGACCAAGCCTCGGGTGCGGGCTGGCCGTCGGTCGCGCTGCTCTCGGCGAGCCTCGTCTCCGGTGGATTGGTTTTGATGTCGGGCGCGACCATTGTCGCGGCGCAGGCGCAGACAGTCCCGGCCGCGGTGCCGGCGCCACCGCCGACCATCGATCTGATCCGGCAACGCGAACAGGAACTCGAAGCCGCGCGCCAGCAGCAGAAACGCGCCACCGAGCTGCAGGACAAGCTCAGGGCGGATCTCGCCGCGATCGGTGAGGATCGCACCAAACTCAATCAGCAACTGATCGACATCGCCGCCAAGGTCCGCGCGGTCGAAGCCCGCATCAGCGAGGCCGAAGCGCGGTTGGTTCCGCTCGACGCCCGCGAGAGCCGGATCCGCACGTCGCTCGATCAGCGCCGCGGCGAAATCGGCGAAGTTCTGGCCGCGCTGCAGCGCGCCGGTCGCCGTGCGCCGCCGGCGCTGCTGGTCCGCCCCGAAGATGCGCTGAAATCACTTCGCACAGCGATCCTGCTCGGCGCCGTGGTGCCCGACTTGCGCGAGCGCGCCGACCGGCTCGCCACCGACCTCGGCGAACTGATCGCCGTCCGCAAGACGATCGCCGCGGAGCGCGACCAGCTCGCCACCGACCGCGGCAGCATGACCGCCGACCAGACCCGGCTCGCCGCGCTGATCGACGAACGTCAGCACAAGCAGAGCGGGGTCGAAAAGGATATCGAAACCGAGCGCGCGCGGGCGCTCTCGCTGTCGCGACAGGTCGACAGCCTGCAGGGCCTGATCGCCAAGATGGAGCAGGACCTCAAGAGCGCCGCGAAGGCCGCCGCCGCCGCGACCCAGAAGGGGAGCCCAGTGGCGCTCAACGGCCAACCCAATCTGGCGGCGCTGAAGGATCCGGGCCGGCTCAGCCCGGCGGTCGCTTTCGCCTCCGCCAAAGGTATGCTGGCATTCCCGGTCAATGGCGCCAAGATCCGCGAATTCGGCCGCCCCGACGGGGTCGGCGGGGTGGAACGCGGGATTTCGCTGTCGGCGAGGCCGGGCGCGCAGGTCACAACCCCGTGTGACGGATGGGTTGTGTATGCCGGACCGTTTCGCTCCTACGGACAACTCTTGATCCTCAATGCCGGTGGCGGATATCATGTCCTGATCGCCGGGATGGAGCGCATTTCGGTCAACATCGGCCAATTCGTGCTCACGGGGGAGCCGGTGGCAACCATGGGATCGACATCGCAGGTCGCGTCGATCCTCGCGGCGAACGCCACGCAGCCCGTGCTCTATATCGAGTTCCGTAAGGACGGCACTCCCATCGACCCAGGCCCATGGTGGGCCGCAAATGAAGGCGAAAAGGTTCGCGGATGA
- the obgE gene encoding GTPase ObgE, giving the protein MKFLDEAKVYIRSGDGGNGCVAFRREKFIEFGGPNGGNGGRGGDVVVEAADGLNTLIDYRYQQHFKAQKGVNGMGSDRHGANGKAIVLKVPVGTQIFDEDKETLIHDFTTVGERFVLAEGGNGGFGNAHFKSSTNRAPRHANPGLPGEERWIWLRLKLIADAGLVGLPNAGKSTFLSKVSAAKPKIADYPFTTLHPQLGVVNADGREFVLADIPGLIEGAHEGAGLGDRFLGHVERCRVLLHLIDATCEHAGKAYKTVRGELEAYAETLADKIEIVALNKIDAVEPDELKKQKDRLKRAAKKTPLLISGITGQGVPEALRALAAVIGEAPVSDKAKGAADNAANAEPWAPQDA; this is encoded by the coding sequence ATGAAATTCCTCGATGAAGCCAAGGTTTACATCCGCTCCGGCGACGGCGGGAACGGCTGCGTCGCGTTCCGCCGCGAGAAGTTCATCGAGTTCGGCGGGCCCAATGGCGGCAATGGCGGCCGCGGCGGCGACGTCGTGGTCGAAGCGGCCGACGGCCTCAACACGCTGATCGACTATCGCTACCAGCAGCACTTCAAGGCCCAGAAGGGCGTCAACGGCATGGGCAGCGACCGCCACGGCGCCAACGGCAAGGCCATCGTGCTGAAGGTCCCGGTCGGCACCCAGATCTTCGACGAGGACAAGGAAACGCTGATCCACGACTTCACCACGGTCGGGGAACGCTTCGTGCTGGCCGAAGGCGGCAATGGCGGCTTCGGCAACGCGCATTTCAAATCCTCGACCAACCGCGCTCCGCGCCACGCCAATCCGGGCCTGCCCGGCGAGGAGCGCTGGATCTGGCTGCGGCTGAAGCTGATCGCGGATGCCGGCCTGGTCGGTCTGCCGAACGCCGGCAAATCGACGTTTCTCTCCAAGGTCAGCGCCGCCAAGCCGAAGATCGCGGACTATCCGTTCACCACGCTGCATCCGCAGCTCGGCGTGGTGAATGCCGACGGCCGCGAATTCGTGCTGGCCGACATTCCCGGGTTGATCGAGGGCGCCCATGAAGGCGCCGGCCTCGGCGACCGTTTCCTCGGCCATGTCGAGCGCTGTCGCGTGCTGCTGCATCTGATCGACGCCACCTGCGAGCACGCCGGCAAGGCCTACAAGACAGTGCGCGGCGAACTCGAAGCCTATGCGGAGACGCTCGCCGACAAGATCGAGATCGTGGCGCTGAACAAGATCGACGCGGTCGAGCCCGACGAGCTCAAGAAGCAGAAGGACCGGCTCAAGCGCGCGGCGAAGAAGACGCCGCTGCTGATCTCCGGCATCACCGGGCAGGGCGTGCCGGAAGCGCTGCGCGCGCTGGCCGCCGTGATCGGCGAAGCGCCGGTCTCCGACAAGGCCAAGGGTGCCGCCGACAACGCGGCCAACGCCGAGCCCTGGGCGCCGCAGGACGCCTGA
- the rpmA gene encoding 50S ribosomal protein L27: MAHKKAGGSSRNGRDSAGKRLGIKAYGGEHVIPGNIIARQRGTTWHPGLNVGMGTDHTLFAKVEGRVEFRAKANGRTFVSVLPIAQAAE, encoded by the coding sequence ATGGCTCATAAAAAAGCGGGCGGTTCATCGCGCAACGGGCGTGATTCTGCAGGCAAGCGCCTCGGGATCAAGGCCTATGGCGGCGAGCACGTGATTCCCGGCAACATCATCGCGCGTCAGCGCGGCACCACTTGGCACCCCGGCCTCAACGTCGGCATGGGCACGGATCACACCCTGTTCGCCAAGGTGGAAGGCCGCGTCGAGTTCCGCGCCAAAGCCAACGGCCGTACCTTCGTATCGGTTCTTCCGATTGCGCAGGCGGCCGAATAG
- a CDS encoding glutamate-5-semialdehyde dehydrogenase — translation MTASLKAIDGSAELATLMHDLGRRARAAARVLALASPEQKNRALEAMERAIRAGADKILAANAEDVADANASGANSAFLDRLTLTPARVEAMAEGIAVVRGIPDPVGAVTESWQRPNGMTIERVRVPLGVVAVIYESRPNVTADAGVLCLKSGNAVILRGGSESFRSGRAIHDCLVQGLREAGLPEAAITLVPTRDRAAVGLLLGGLNGSVDVIVPRGGKSLVARVESEARVPVFAHLEGVNHVYIDRSADLDMAKSIVLNAKMRRTGVCGAAETLLIDRAAADTHLAPLVAMLIDAGCEVRGDAIVQHADARVKPATDQDWDTEYLDAVIAAKVVDDVDDAIVHIHDHGSHHTDAIVAEDAQTAAKFLGEVDSAIVLHNASTQFADGGEFGFGAEIGIATGKFHARGPVGAEQLTTFKYRIHGTGQTRP, via the coding sequence ATGACCGCCTCGCTCAAAGCCATCGACGGCAGCGCCGAGCTCGCGACGCTGATGCACGACCTCGGACGCCGCGCGCGCGCTGCGGCGCGGGTGCTGGCGCTGGCCTCGCCGGAGCAGAAGAACCGCGCGCTGGAGGCGATGGAGCGGGCGATCCGGGCCGGCGCCGACAAGATTTTGGCCGCCAATGCCGAGGACGTCGCCGACGCCAACGCCTCGGGCGCCAATTCCGCCTTCCTCGACCGGCTGACGCTGACGCCCGCGCGGGTCGAAGCCATGGCCGAAGGCATCGCCGTGGTCCGCGGCATTCCTGATCCGGTCGGCGCCGTCACCGAAAGCTGGCAGCGGCCGAACGGCATGACGATCGAGCGCGTCCGGGTGCCGCTCGGCGTCGTCGCGGTGATCTACGAGAGCCGCCCCAACGTCACCGCCGATGCCGGCGTGCTGTGCCTGAAATCCGGCAATGCGGTGATCCTGCGCGGCGGCTCGGAGAGTTTTCGCTCCGGCCGTGCGATCCACGACTGTCTGGTGCAGGGTCTTCGCGAGGCGGGGTTGCCGGAAGCCGCTATCACGCTGGTGCCGACCCGCGATCGCGCCGCGGTGGGCTTGTTACTTGGCGGGCTGAACGGCTCTGTCGACGTGATCGTGCCGCGCGGCGGCAAGAGCCTGGTGGCGCGGGTCGAGAGTGAAGCGCGCGTGCCGGTATTCGCGCATCTCGAAGGCGTCAACCACGTCTATATCGATCGCAGCGCCGATCTCGACATGGCGAAGTCGATCGTGCTCAACGCCAAGATGCGGCGCACCGGCGTGTGCGGCGCCGCCGAGACGCTGCTGATCGACCGCGCTGCCGCTGATACGCATCTCGCGCCACTGGTGGCGATGCTGATCGACGCCGGCTGCGAAGTGCGCGGCGACGCCATCGTGCAGCACGCCGATGCGCGGGTGAAGCCCGCGACCGATCAGGACTGGGACACCGAATATCTCGACGCGGTGATCGCCGCGAAGGTGGTCGACGACGTCGACGATGCGATCGTGCATATCCACGATCACGGCTCGCACCACACCGACGCGATCGTCGCCGAGGATGCGCAGACCGCCGCGAAATTTCTCGGCGAGGTCGATTCCGCGATCGTGCTGCACAACGCCTCGACCCAGTTCGCCGACGGCGGCGAGTTCGGCTTCGGTGCCGAGATCGGCATCGCCACCGGCAAGTTCCACGCCCGTGGCCCGGTCGGCGCCGAGCAGCTCACGACCTTCAAGTATCGCATTCACGGCACCGGGCAGACCCGGCCGTGA
- a CDS encoding ROK family protein — translation MAEDTLTTTNAGIAAHGAERLPSVDVDTYNIELKDDDGFLGDRASKGAFQRMLDASRKPLRKTGDDPLGKKPTEEISKGALDEILNGDDVHAAALVHGAIEEFAQELAYVTGRFLKTKAWADTECIVVGGGFRQGRVGELAIARTDILLKSEGLKVDLVPIRFDPDEAGLIGCLHLAPSWIFEGHDSILAVDIGGSNIRCGVVETGWKKARDLSKASVWKVDLWRHAEDEPTREGAVKRLTKMLQGLIADAEKEGFKLAPFIGISCPGVINSDGTIEKGAQNLPGNWESSRFHLPRSLLEGIPTIGDHDTAILMHNDGVAQGLSEVPFMQDFERWGVLTIGTGLGNARFTNRKTKEKGKKAKEKDKDDKPSDKQKDKERKEKA, via the coding sequence ATGGCCGAGGATACGCTGACCACCACCAATGCCGGCATCGCCGCCCATGGCGCCGAGCGGCTGCCGTCGGTCGACGTCGATACCTACAATATCGAGCTGAAGGACGACGACGGATTTCTCGGCGACCGCGCCAGCAAGGGCGCATTCCAGCGCATGCTCGACGCCTCGCGTAAGCCGCTGCGCAAGACTGGCGACGATCCGCTGGGCAAGAAGCCGACCGAGGAGATCTCCAAGGGCGCGCTCGACGAGATTTTGAACGGCGACGACGTCCACGCCGCCGCGCTGGTGCACGGCGCGATCGAGGAATTCGCCCAGGAACTGGCCTACGTTACCGGCCGGTTTCTCAAGACCAAAGCCTGGGCCGATACCGAGTGTATCGTGGTCGGCGGCGGCTTCCGCCAGGGCCGGGTCGGGGAACTGGCGATCGCGCGCACCGATATCCTACTGAAATCGGAGGGGCTGAAGGTCGATCTGGTGCCGATCCGGTTCGATCCGGACGAGGCCGGGCTGATCGGCTGCCTGCATCTGGCGCCGTCGTGGATCTTCGAAGGCCACGACAGCATTCTGGCGGTCGACATCGGCGGCTCGAACATCCGTTGCGGCGTGGTCGAAACCGGCTGGAAAAAGGCGCGCGATCTGTCGAAGGCCTCGGTCTGGAAGGTCGATCTATGGCGGCACGCCGAAGACGAACCGACCCGCGAAGGCGCGGTGAAGCGGCTGACCAAGATGCTCCAGGGTCTGATCGCCGACGCCGAGAAGGAGGGCTTCAAGCTGGCGCCGTTCATCGGGATTTCCTGCCCCGGCGTGATCAATTCCGACGGCACCATCGAGAAAGGTGCCCAGAACCTGCCGGGCAACTGGGAAAGCAGCAGGTTTCACCTGCCGCGCAGCCTGCTCGAGGGGATTCCCACCATCGGTGACCACGACACCGCGATCCTGATGCACAATGACGGCGTCGCCCAGGGCCTCAGCGAAGTCCCGTTCATGCAGGACTTCGAGCGCTGGGGCGTGCTCACCATCGGCACCGGCCTCGGCAACGCCCGCTTCACCAATCGCAAGACCAAAGAGAAGGGCAAGAAGGCCAAAGAGAAGGACAAGGACGACAAGCCCAGCGACAAACAGAAGGACAAGGAACGCAAGGAGAAGGCCTGA
- a CDS encoding GNAT family N-acetyltransferase, producing the protein MLQDIPTPTPVLREARPCVLETERLTLRKPALADVTTIARLANDRRVAEMTRRLPHPYTRDDAARFVTSLGQTHETVFLIEADFEPVGMVGVDWRNRETPELGYWLGVSHWGNGYATEAARAVIDFTFEEYAITQMISAARVVNPASRNVLEKCGFQWTGVELHRMEAIGSSTPVDCFRLTRGVWSSLKSWGKTRRSR; encoded by the coding sequence ATGTTGCAGGACATCCCGACACCCACACCCGTGTTGCGCGAGGCGAGACCTTGCGTCCTCGAGACCGAGCGGCTGACGCTGCGCAAGCCGGCTCTCGCGGACGTCACGACCATTGCTCGCCTCGCCAATGACCGCCGGGTCGCCGAGATGACCCGCCGGTTGCCGCATCCCTACACGCGCGACGATGCCGCTCGCTTCGTCACCTCGCTCGGCCAGACCCACGAGACGGTGTTTCTGATCGAAGCCGACTTCGAACCGGTCGGCATGGTCGGCGTCGACTGGCGCAACCGCGAGACGCCGGAGCTCGGCTATTGGCTCGGCGTCTCGCACTGGGGCAACGGCTATGCCACCGAGGCGGCGCGGGCGGTGATCGACTTCACCTTCGAGGAATATGCGATCACGCAGATGATCTCCGCGGCGCGCGTCGTCAATCCGGCGTCGCGCAACGTACTGGAGAAATGCGGCTTCCAGTGGACCGGCGTCGAGCTCCACCGGATGGAGGCGATCGGCTCGTCGACCCCGGTCGACTGCTTCCGCCTGACCCGCGGCGTGTGGTCGTCGCTGAAGAGTTGGGGCAAGACCCGGCGCAGCCGCTGA
- the rlmH gene encoding 23S rRNA (pseudouridine(1915)-N(3))-methyltransferase RlmH: protein MRLTVIAVGKLKQGPERELAERYRARFDDIGRKLGFRGLDIHEISESRARDAATRMAEEAAAIAALVPDGGALVTLDERGKSVDSAAFAAQLGRWRDESVPGTIFVIGGADGLLPELRRKAKLCLSFGAATWPHQMVRVMLLEQIYRAATILAGHPYHRA from the coding sequence ATGCGCCTGACCGTGATTGCCGTCGGCAAACTCAAGCAAGGCCCCGAACGCGAACTCGCCGAGCGCTATCGCGCCCGGTTCGACGATATCGGCCGCAAGCTCGGCTTTCGCGGCCTGGACATCCATGAAATCAGCGAGAGCCGCGCCCGCGATGCCGCCACGCGGATGGCGGAGGAAGCCGCCGCGATCGCGGCGCTGGTTCCGGACGGCGGGGCGCTGGTGACGCTCGACGAACGCGGCAAGAGCGTCGACAGCGCCGCCTTCGCGGCCCAGCTCGGCCGCTGGCGGGACGAATCGGTGCCCGGTACTATTTTCGTGATCGGCGGGGCGGACGGACTTTTGCCTGAATTGCGGCGCAAGGCAAAGCTGTGCCTGTCGTTCGGCGCCGCGACTTGGCCGCACCAGATGGTCCGCGTGATGCTGCTGGAGCAGATCTACCGGGCCGCGACGATTTTGGCGGGACATCCTTATCACCGTGCCTAG